The nucleotide sequence AAATCAGCATTCGATAAAAATTTGAATGCCAAAGCCAATTCTATAAATCCTAAAAATACTTTCACGGTATTCAACCATCCACCAGATTTAGGTAAAGATTGCAACCAACCTGGGAATAAGGCAAAAAACATAAAAGGTAAGGCTAAGGCCAATGAAAATCCGAACATCCCAACAATAGGTGCGATTCCGCCTTTTGAAGCGGCTTCTACTAATAAGGTTCCAACGATTGGACCTGTACATGAAAAAGATACAATGGCTAAGGCCAATGCCATAAATAATATACCCACAATTCCACCTCTATCTGCCTGACTATCGACTTTGTTTGCCCAAGAATTAGGCAAGACAATTTCGAAGGCTCCTAAAAAAGAAATTGCAAAAAGTACCAGTAAAGCAAAAAATATCAAGTTAAACCAAACATTTGTTGACAAAGCGTTCAAAGCTCCGGCTCCAAAAATAGTAGTGACAATCAATCCTAAAACCACATAAATCACGATTATCGAAATACCGTAAAAAATAGCATTGCGGATTCCTGCTGCTCTGGTTTTACTTTGTTTGGTAAAAAAACTAACCGTCATAGGAATCAACGGAAATACACAAGGTGTTAGCAAGGCTGCAAATCCCGAAAGAAAAGCGATAAAGAAAATCGTCCACAATCCTTTTTTAGTGGTGGTATCTTCTGTTGGAATTACTTCTGCTGGTGCCGAAATTGTTTCAGCTTGCATCACACTGGCTTCGCCTAAACTTGGTGCTAGAGAATCTGCTTGTACCTGTTCAGTAATTGGATTTTCAACTGTTGGCGCAACTATTTCAGAAGTAGATGCGGGAATTATAAAAGTGAATTTCTTTTCTTGATTGATGCAAACCTCTTTACAAACTTGGTAGTTTAGTACCGCTTCAATTTTGGAAATTTTGGTATTGGTTAACTTAATTTCTTGTTGGATTTGGGCTTTTCCCTCAAAAAAGGTTTCGTTGACTTCGAAAATGTCGTTATAGGCTGTTTTGGTTTTGCTTTCTTTGGCTTTGCCAATAAGTGTATAATTCCCTTTTTGGTTTTTAAAAACAACTTCTAACGGCAATGGTCCTCCTTCAGGGGTAAATTGCGAATACATATGCCAATCCTTTTCAATAACGGCATTGAAGGTCAACACATAGGTGTTATCCGATTTCTTTTCGATAGCGGTGGTCCATTTGGCAGGATCCAAAATTTGTGCATCGATAGAAGCAAATGCCAATAGTGTAATAACCAAAAAGAATAATTTCTTCATCTTATTGTAATTGTATTTTTAGAATATTTTTAGTGGTTGCCAAAACCTTAAATCGTTCATCTTGTCGCAATCCAATGACCCAAACGATGGTTTCTCCTGACCAAAGAATCCATACACTTTCTTTTTCTACCAAGGATAATTTTTCGTCTTTAAATAGTTTGCTCACTTTCTTAGACTTGCCATTCATCCCGAACGGTTGAAAAATATCGCCTTCGTTCCATTTTTGTAAAACCAGTGGAAACTGCAATAAATCTTCGTCCACAAATATAGATGTATTTGAAGGATTAGAAATGCTATCTACTTTGCAAATCGACAGTTTTAAGGGAACATTAACGTCTGTAGTTTCTCTTTGGATTTCATAATAATCCTCTTCGTCTTCTCTTTCAATAGGACTCAATATTAATTGGTCACGATCTTTTAGCAATCTGAAAAGAGACGAGAAAATTTGTTTTCCTGACACGCTTTCAACCAAATCATATATATCTTCCCAAGCCGTAAACCCAAATTCCTTCAACCATTGGTATAAATAAGATTGGTAATTAGGCAAACGCAACAATTGTTTAAGGTCAATATATATCAAATCTTCGTCTTGGGTTACCACTTGCTGATAAACCATAATCGATGCGTCCTCTACCATACCCGCCGCATCTTGTAAATAGGTTTGCGTCTTGCTAAAAGCCTCCATAAAATGTGGGTTCAATTCTTTCAACAAAGGAACCAAATCGTGGCGAATTTTATTTCTTAAATATTTATCCGATGCATTACTACTGTCTTCTCTCCAATTAATGTTATTTTCTTTGGCGAAAGCCAAAATATCCTCACGAGAAACAGTTAAGAATGGTCTAATAATTTCATTATTTTGCTCTGGAATCCCAGTCAAACCGTCTAATCCCGTTCCACGACTCAAGTTAATTAAAAAGGTTTCCAGATTATCATCAGCATGATGTGCTGTGAGAATGTAGTCGTAATTTTCGGTTCCTAATAATTCGTAAAACCAATTATAGCGCAACTCTCTAGCGGCGACTTGAGTCGAAAGTTTGTAATCTTTGGCAAAAGCCGTAGTATCAAACTGTGTTACATAAATGGGAATTTGATATTCCTGGGCGTATTCTTGAATAAAACTTTGATCCCCAAAACTCTCCAATCCTCGCAATTGAAAATTACAATGCGCAATGGCTATTTCATATCCCAATTGCTGAAAAACATGCAACATGACCATACTGTCAAGA is from Flavobacterium sp. NG2 and encodes:
- a CDS encoding protein-disulfide reductase DsbD family protein, with translation MKKLFFLVITLLAFASIDAQILDPAKWTTAIEKKSDNTYVLTFNAVIEKDWHMYSQFTPEGGPLPLEVVFKNQKGNYTLIGKAKESKTKTAYNDIFEVNETFFEGKAQIQQEIKLTNTKISKIEAVLNYQVCKEVCINQEKKFTFIIPASTSEIVAPTVENPITEQVQADSLAPSLGEASVMQAETISAPAEVIPTEDTTTKKGLWTIFFIAFLSGFAALLTPCVFPLIPMTVSFFTKQSKTRAAGIRNAIFYGISIIVIYVVLGLIVTTIFGAGALNALSTNVWFNLIFFALLVLFAISFLGAFEIVLPNSWANKVDSQADRGGIVGILFMALALAIVSFSCTGPIVGTLLVEAASKGGIAPIVGMFGFSLALALPFMFFALFPGWLQSLPKSGGWLNTVKVFLGFIELALAFKFLSNADLVLQLHLLEREVFLAIWIAIFGTLALYLFGKITMPHDSPLTHLSVGRVMMGLVVLSFTIYMIPGLWGAPLKLISAFPPPMEYSESPHGVGGSALIPATDLPEGAKIGVHGLTIFEDYEKGLAYAKTVNKPILLDFTGYACVNCRKMENNVWSDAKIMSILKKDVVLISLYVDDKRALPKSEQFVSTSGSEIETIGDKWTDFMISRYKTNTQPLYVLTDLEGKSLNTAKPTISYVGISEYENWLKDGLSNFK
- the tilS gene encoding tRNA lysidine(34) synthetase TilS, with the translated sequence MLKKIKLHLEQRLSFLKGKKLLLATSGGLDSMVMLHVFQQLGYEIAIAHCNFQLRGLESFGDQSFIQEYAQEYQIPIYVTQFDTTAFAKDYKLSTQVAARELRYNWFYELLGTENYDYILTAHHADDNLETFLINLSRGTGLDGLTGIPEQNNEIIRPFLTVSREDILAFAKENNINWREDSSNASDKYLRNKIRHDLVPLLKELNPHFMEAFSKTQTYLQDAAGMVEDASIMVYQQVVTQDEDLIYIDLKQLLRLPNYQSYLYQWLKEFGFTAWEDIYDLVESVSGKQIFSSLFRLLKDRDQLILSPIEREDEEDYYEIQRETTDVNVPLKLSICKVDSISNPSNTSIFVDEDLLQFPLVLQKWNEGDIFQPFGMNGKSKKVSKLFKDEKLSLVEKESVWILWSGETIVWVIGLRQDERFKVLATTKNILKIQLQ